A stretch of DNA from Myxococcota bacterium:
CGATCGTTCATGGCGATAGCGGCTTCAAGACGGTTCTCTTCGGGCAGAGCTTCGATTAAAAACACGGGCAGACCTAAAGCTTTGGCCATTTTTGCTGGAGAGTCAGTGGGTTTAAGCGTGAGATGAGGAGACGAGCCTAAATTTCTTAGGATGGCATTGGCAAAGCCGGCCATGCCGGGGCGCTTTTTCTTGATGAGGTTAACGCCAGCAGAGACAGCGGCGTAGGCGGGGATGGTTTCGCTGAGGTGTTGAAGTTGATAGGCGGCGACCAAGAGATGGCATTTTAAATCCAGTGCCAGCTTAGGATTTGGCTTGTTCATGGCGCGCATGATGCTGTCTTCGAGCACCGGCAACCATCGCAGCGTTCCATAAACGAGTTCAGTGCAAAAGCCCTTGTCCCGATTACTGTCATCCCGGCCAGGCATATTGTCCAACGCTTTCGACAACACCTGCTTCGAAAAACTTTTATGTTCCAGGATGTGCCCAATGACTTGAGCGGCTATTTTTCTAGGATCTGTAGACATTGCTTAATTAATTCTTTGTGATCGTAATCGACAGGTAAAATATGCGCAGACCTCGGCAGAATAACCGGTCGGTTTACGAATAAAGACGAAGCCTTGATATCCACGGTGTGATCGTGGGCTCCAAAAAAAGTATAAATCGGGCAGCTGACTTCGGGCAGAGCTTTAATGGCCCGCATGCGTAGCGCGTCGAATTCGGGCAAGGAATGCGACGGAACCACTGGATAGGCTTTGCTTGCGGCGCGAGCGATGGGATCTTCGATATCACTTCCAGCGTATTTTTTAAAAGTTGGAAAATATTTGAGCAGACCTTGTTTTGCAGCCCACACGCCCATGCGGCCAAATGGCTGTAGGATAAATGCCGGCGATAATAAGATGAGTTTCGCTTTAGGTCTTTCGGCTGCCAGAATGACACCGATCAAGGCCCCCATGGATAGACCGATAATGACGTCTGCGTCAAAGCTACGCGCGCTGGCAATCCAGTCAACAGCGCGAATGCCCTGCATGTCTGCAGGGACGGTGCCGTGGCCGGGTAAATTGGGTCTATGACAAGTATGACCGGCCTGCTCCAGAGCGATTTCCAGTGGCAGCAAATCATCTCGGTGGCCTGTGAACCCGTGCAATAGAAGAATTGACATTAGTGGACTACTGTAGAGCCGAATTCTTCAGGATTTTCAATGCCGCGGCGGGTTAAAAAACTTTCATCGACCGGATGCCAATGTCTGATCTCATCTTCTCCGCCTTCCCAGCATAAAAATACCGGTTGTTGATGGCGTTCGGCCCTAAAATCGATGCGGGCAGGGAAAATGCTTTTCACTAAAGCGCCATATTGCTGAATGCCCATCATTTCATCGCGAATTTTAAGCTCAATTTGCTTCAGGCGTTCCCTGGCTTCCTCGGCTTCTTTGCTTAAGTTTGGCACCCCGGTGGTATCCAGCTGAGCTAGACTTCCTAAAATTCGCTCCTGCAGGACATGACCTTCGGTCACCAAAAGATGTATTTTGGAGATATGTTCTTTTAATATGGGCAAAAAGAGGTTGGCCTCTTGAAGCGTGATAGAACGAAAGATCATAATTCTATTGTAAACCCGGGATATCTTTAGGCAAGGAGCATTTTATGAAAACCAACGAGAACGTATCAGAATCACTCGGATACCCTAATCTGGAGGCATTGATCGAACAGCCCAACCCAGACATTGCGAGTATGAAAGCCAGTCAAAAAGCACTCGAAGAACTTTCAAAAACAGCAAAGAGTGCAAAAGATAAAGGTTCTGCAAAAATTGCAGTATTGGCATATACCCGATTCTTTGAGCTTTTTGACAAGCTATTAGAAGTGCGTTCTAAAATGGTCGAAAAAAGTACCAAATAGGACTAAAATCTGATCATGGGGGCGATCAGATGGGAAACCGAATTGGATCTATAAGCTTGGATGATACCGCGCAGGGCTCTGTGCGTACCAGCAACAATATGAGCGGGGGCGAGAAATTCGCTCAGGCCTTGGGAAATGGCGTTGATGCGGTCGGCGGGATTGCTGACAATCTAGCCACTGTCTTACCTGGGGGCAGCGCAGTCTTGTCCGCTGTATCAAGTGGCTTAACTGGCGTTACCGGGTCGGTGGGAGGTGCATTCGGAGGCGGTAGCAGCTTCGGCGGCATGAGCAGCCTCGGCGGGGGCGGAGGCTTTGGAGGCGCCATGGGTGGTGGCTCTGTTGGTGGGATCGGCGGCGGGGCCTCAACGGGCGGCTTGGCTGCTGCTGCAAGTGGCAAGCTTACTCAGGTGCAGATGCTTAATATTCAAGAGCAACAGCAACGTAAAGCGGCCTATTATTCGATGATGTCGGCCCTCTTGAACATCATGCACCAGACTGAAATGTCGATTATCCAAAATATTCATTAATTTGGAAGCAACTTTTTCAAAGGGCAGCCGATAACGAGACTTATGAATGCTGCCCAATCCGCATCGAGTGTTAACTCTTTAACCCTAAATACCCGTTCGGGCGGGTTTTCAAAGACCAGCTCTAACGTTGATTTCTCCAGCAAGCTAAAAAATGGCATGGCGAAAGGTGCGTCCTTAACTTACCAAAGTGTGGCACCGATGGCCCCCTTTGTTCCGGGTGGTGCGGTGATGTCAGCGATGCTGAGCAACGCAGCGGGCTCCCTGGCGAGCGATGGTGTGGCTGCTGGAGGCCTTGGAGGCGGAGTTGCTGGGGCGAATATGTCTTCGGGCTTTAGCGGTGGCGGTCTGCCTGGGCTACCAGCGGGTGGTGCAGCAGGCGTGAGCGCGCCTGGTGCAAACGGCAATATGTTTGATTCCATGGAACATTTGCAGCAAAATATGATGTCCATGAACGTGTATATGTTAGGATTACAACAGGGATTCAATGAGATGAATCAGAAGTACACAGCGGTCTCAAACATACTCAAAACCAAACACGACACGGAAAAAAATGCCATCCAAAACTTTAGATAAAAACGAAGTCATCCACGGCCTGATAGATGTCCGCCGCCAAGATGCGATTGTGCTCTTAGAGGCGGGCTATTTTTTAATGCAGCTGGGCAAAAAAAAAGAAGCCAAAGATATTTTTAGCGGCGCCATCGCGCTGTTTCCACATAGCGATGTGCCCTGTATCGCCTTGGGAAATCTCTATCTGGTTGAAGGTAAACCTGATTTGGCCATTAAAGAGCACCAACGCGCCTTGCAGCGTGTCCCCACGAGCTCTGCCGCACAGGCTCACATCGGCGAAGCTTTGCTGTTTCAAAAGAAAATCCCTGAAGGCGTCCAGGCTTTGAAAAAGGCCATTGAGATGGAGCCGAATGGACCGAGTTCGAAGTTAGCCAAGGAGCTCTTGCGCGCGAACGATTTGCATGTTTTTGATGCAGCCTAAAGGAATGAATATGCGTATCAATTCAAACGTCCCCTCTTTGCCTACTGCGACCGGCTCTGTGTCTGGGGCAGCGCCAAAAACGTCTTTTCAAAATGTATTGGCCGGTGGGCAGAGTAAATCGATTTCGTCATTGAAAAATGATTTAAAAGATGTGGCGCGTGAATTGAAAGCGGGCAAAATTACCGAAGAACAGGCCACCAAGCAATTTGTTGATCTGGTGATCGCAAAAAGAAATGAGCTAAATCTGTCACCAGACAGCATGAAAAAAATTCAAACTGCCGTAGGCGATCTCGTCAGCGGTGATCAGGCCTTCGTTTCAAAGCTCCAAAACGAACTTAAAAGAATTTAGCTTCACCGGGCTCAGGGATCGCAAACCGAACGTCTTTAAACTTGGCGATCTCTTCGCCTGGCGCCAAGTATTTCTCGTACGACAGCGGAAAGCAGCCATGATGAATGCCGATGGCATTCGTAGCATTCAGATCATGAAAAGCCTGCATGGCATCGGCTGGATTCATATGCTGATATTTCATGAACCAACGAGGCTCATACGCGCCAATCGGTATGAGCGCTAGCCTAAAAGAACCAAGCTTGGCCTGTGCCGCCTTGAAATGCTTCCCGTAACCCGTATCACCGGCAAAGTAGATATTTCCACCCGGCAGCTCCACCGCAAAGGCGCCCCAAAGCGTCTTGTTCCGATCAAACGGGCTGCGCGCAGACCAATGTTGAGCTTTCAAAAAATGCACTTTTTGTTGCGGGCCAATGTCGTAAGCGCTGTCCCAATCCATCTCAACGATCTTAGCCTGAGGCATTTTAGGCCGCAGAATGGATGAAACTTTAAGCCCCACAAAAAATGTCGGTTGAAAAGCAGTTTCCAGCCGTTGCAAGGTTGGCAGGTCTAAATGGTCGTAATGGCTATGGCTTACCAAAACAATGTTTATCTTTGGCAGGTCTTCAAATCGAATCCCAGGCGCATGAACCCGCTTAGGCCCAGCGAATGAGACCGGGCTCACCCGATCAGACCAAACCGGATCCGTCAGAATATTTAAGCCCTCAGTTTGCAGCAGCACGGTGGCATGGTTAACAAAAGTGGCTCTGAGCGCTTTGTCTGGCACGTTTGCGGGCGGTTTATCCAGTTGTTTAAGTTCTCGCCATTTCGGCCAGTCAGAAGCGGGCTTACTCCAGATAAACTTTGCCAAATCCCAGGGTGTTTTCGTATCCTGCACTTCTGAATCTTTAAACTTCGATCCTTCAAAAGGAGCTGCGCCCGTTAATATTGTCATAAAAAATAACATACCCCACTTGCCAAATCGATCCATGCCCCTAATATGGCACCCGGCGTCCCCGTCGTCCAGAGGCCTAGGACATTGCCCTTTCACGGCAGTAACACGGGTTCGAATCCCGTCGGGGACACCAATTTACTTAATAAGTATTAACTAACTCAAACCAAAATCTTCGCCGCTCACAGAGCTCATACATCGCTTGCTGAAAATTGCGTCCGAAGGGAGCATGTGCTTGGCAATATATTGTTATTTTTTTATTGTCGAACTGTATTCTCGCGCCAACCGGCTTTACCCCTCCTAACACGTCTTTTAATGGTGATGATACTCCCTTGCCTGACTTGTGCCTTAACAATGTCTCGAAAATTTTCTCCGCCTTTTCTTGCAGCCTTCTATTTTCCAAAATATCCACTTCTTGGGCTAGCCGAATAATTTGAGGAGCAGACGATCTATCCTGCGATATCAGCTGACATAGGCCCGACACCCACCCAAAATCATTTCCCCTGTCTCCAGGTATGATAACCGCCGTATTAAAGGCCGGACACGAAGTGTGTTGATGGAAGCGAGGTTTTTCAAAAAGAGATACTCGAACTAGGAATTGGAATGTGTAAGTGTCCAGTTGAACTTGTGGCAGGAACATATGCCTGCGTCCACTCAGCAAGTGTCCGGAGAGTAACATGACTAACATCAATAATTTTATCATAGCCGTGGCTTAACACAGCCTCATTTTCCGCCAAGATGTGGGGTTGACTTTGACTTTTGAATCGGGCATTTCTGGCCTCGTCGGAGCGTGGCGCAGCTTGGTAGCGCACTAGACTGGGGGTCTAGGGGTCGCAGGTTCAAATCCTGTCGCTCCGACCAATTGGTTTAAAACCCGTCATTGCGAACGCAGTGAAGCAATCCACTCTCTGCGCACGCAATAACGATCGGCAAGTTAGGCCGCCTTTTTAAGGGTCATTATTTCACCCCGATTTTTTTTGGGAACTGCTTTTCTTGACGATTTTACTTTTTTTGCGGATTTCTTCTTTGGGCCATTCTTTTTTAGTTTCTGACCTTTTCGAGATCCACCCCCGCGACTTGCCTTGCTTTGGGAAATATTACCCTCTTTGTCTACATAATACAGGTAATCCTTGTGCCGTTTTAGCTCGGTCCTTAAAACCAATTCCGGCGGCTTTATTTCTGTGGCATTTTGGCCATTGCGCATCATTTTGCTGCGATAAACATTTAATTCTCGATCAAGAAAATACATCCAACCCGTTTCTCGCTTAATACCTGCTTCCATGATTTTTTCTGACATTTTGTCCTCATTATTTTAATTTCATACAACAAACATTTTCATGCGTTCTCTGGAACACATGAGCGATAATTTCACACCAAAAATTGGGAATGTAAATAGTTTTTTTTGACCATCATTCTTTGTTTTCCGTCGCTATATTCAGTCAAAGAATTTCGAAATTTCAGTTGCATGCTTTTGCAGTTTCCTGTCCTCTTGAAAATGCAGTAGACTGTATTTAATTAATGACGATGGAGGTGAATTAAGTGAAATTTGGCTTTAAAGATATGCAGATTGCTTATTTAGCAGAAGGAATTGCTGGAATTGAGAAAATTGTGGATCGAGCCTCGTCTCCGGCAACATTGCTTCGTAGGGTTATTATTAGTTTAAAGAAAGCAAGCAGAGACACGAGCGAGCTGGAATACTATGCGGCATTGAATAATTACTTGCCTAAACGCCGCGGACGTAAGGTCCCTGCTGTCGGGATGACTCGTATCTATCGCGCACAACAAATACATCGGGGAGAGCCTTTCCTGCACTTGCCTCTGGGTGTTTTACGATCGAAAAA
This window harbors:
- a CDS encoding alpha/beta fold hydrolase, with translation MSILLLHGFTGHRDDLLPLEIALEQAGHTCHRPNLPGHGTVPADMQGIRAVDWIASARSFDADVIIGLSMGALIGVILAAERPKAKLILLSPAFILQPFGRMGVWAAKQGLLKYFPTFKKYAGSDIEDPIARAASKAYPVVPSHSLPEFDALRMRAIKALPEVSCPIYTFFGAHDHTVDIKASSLFVNRPVILPRSAHILPVDYDHKELIKQCLQILEK
- a CDS encoding tetratricopeptide repeat protein, with protein sequence MPSKTLDKNEVIHGLIDVRRQDAIVLLEAGYFLMQLGKKKEAKDIFSGAIALFPHSDVPCIALGNLYLVEGKPDLAIKEHQRALQRVPTSSAAQAHIGEALLFQKKIPEGVQALKKAIEMEPNGPSSKLAKELLRANDLHVFDAA
- a CDS encoding DUF2203 family protein, producing the protein MIFRSITLQEANLFLPILKEHISKIHLLVTEGHVLQERILGSLAQLDTTGVPNLSKEAEEARERLKQIELKIRDEMMGIQQYGALVKSIFPARIDFRAERHQQPVFLCWEGGEDEIRHWHPVDESFLTRRGIENPEEFGSTVVH
- a CDS encoding MBL fold metallo-hydrolase, producing MTILTGAAPFEGSKFKDSEVQDTKTPWDLAKFIWSKPASDWPKWRELKQLDKPPANVPDKALRATFVNHATVLLQTEGLNILTDPVWSDRVSPVSFAGPKRVHAPGIRFEDLPKINIVLVSHSHYDHLDLPTLQRLETAFQPTFFVGLKVSSILRPKMPQAKIVEMDWDSAYDIGPQQKVHFLKAQHWSARSPFDRNKTLWGAFAVELPGGNIYFAGDTGYGKHFKAAQAKLGSFRLALIPIGAYEPRWFMKYQHMNPADAMQAFHDLNATNAIGIHHGCFPLSYEKYLAPGEEIAKFKDVRFAIPEPGEAKFF